In the Chryseobacterium sp. MYb264 genome, one interval contains:
- a CDS encoding NIL domain-containing protein, with the protein MITPNPNLQFLQTKVNLPKKELILEIELNGKMKFEHLMNTIYNKFGICHRVLSANVEYVNGNSFGSVQLYINVNSDDFQKLEYYLENNKLLSTTVEYLCRKYS; encoded by the coding sequence ATGATTACACCTAATCCAAACCTGCAGTTTTTACAGACAAAAGTAAACCTGCCGAAAAAAGAATTGATCTTGGAAATAGAGTTGAATGGGAAGATGAAATTCGAACATTTGATGAATACTATTTACAATAAATTCGGGATATGTCACAGAGTGTTATCAGCTAATGTGGAATATGTGAACGGAAATAGTTTTGGTTCAGTACAGTTATATATTAATGTCAACTCAGATGATTTTCAAAAACTCGAATATTATCTGGAAAACAATAAACTTTTGAGTACCACGGTAGAATATCTCTGCCGAAAATACTCTTAA
- a CDS encoding YiiX/YebB-like N1pC/P60 family cysteine hydrolase — MMILNTKKPFFFAKSLFVPFTFCAFFLVLNSCASSLGSGLKTGDLLFVTAKESGLSGAINNVTQKQKNASFDHIGILEKNKTGAFVLHAAPKGGSQKQNLQDFLKDQAKDGQRVVVYRLKPDYQKTIPQAIEKAESMLGKPYNFNYILDENSYYCSDYIERAFRDDHIFKLEPMTFMDPKTGKINEFWQEFYRKKNLRVPEGEPGCNPNGLAASEKLNRIKEL, encoded by the coding sequence ATGATGATATTGAATACTAAAAAGCCCTTTTTTTTTGCCAAAAGCCTCTTCGTACCATTTACTTTTTGTGCCTTTTTTCTGGTACTGAATTCCTGCGCATCTTCTTTGGGAAGCGGTTTAAAAACTGGAGATCTGCTCTTTGTTACGGCAAAAGAAAGCGGACTTTCAGGAGCGATTAATAACGTAACCCAAAAGCAGAAAAATGCATCTTTCGATCATATCGGGATTTTAGAAAAAAATAAAACGGGAGCTTTTGTTCTGCATGCAGCCCCAAAAGGGGGTTCTCAAAAACAAAATTTACAGGATTTTCTTAAAGATCAGGCGAAAGACGGACAAAGAGTCGTTGTTTATCGTTTGAAACCCGACTATCAGAAGACAATTCCTCAGGCCATCGAAAAAGCAGAGTCGATGTTAGGAAAACCTTATAATTTCAATTATATTCTGGATGAAAATTCTTATTACTGTTCAGATTATATTGAAAGAGCTTTTCGGGATGATCATATTTTTAAATTGGAACCAATGACCTTTATGGATCCGAAAACAGGAAAAATAAACGAATTCTGGCAAGAATTTTACCGAAAGAAAAACCTCAGAGTGCCTGAAGGCGAGCCCGGTTGTAATCCCAATGGTCTGGCAGCTTCCGAAAAGTTAAACCGAATAAAAGAGTTATAA
- a CDS encoding response regulator transcription factor — protein MPHILLLEDDKRLSRLIATGLLEQEMDVSFAYDGEKAYELASTQYFDLIITDIIVPLKNGIDFCTEIKELKPNIPVIMLTALGNTDDKLKGFDSGADDYLTKPFEMLELLARVKVLLKRFSPQNLHSSNILKYEGIEMDLKLKTIHRNGILIKLTPKEFNLMQFLLENPERVLSRTEIAEKVWETRFDTGTNFIDVYINYIRKKVDKGFDVKLIHTKLGMGFILKKGYEDHIL, from the coding sequence ATGCCTCATATCCTATTATTAGAAGACGACAAAAGACTTTCAAGGCTCATTGCTACAGGCTTGCTGGAGCAGGAGATGGATGTGAGCTTTGCTTATGACGGAGAAAAAGCCTATGAACTGGCTTCGACCCAGTATTTTGATCTTATTATTACGGATATTATTGTTCCTCTAAAAAACGGAATAGATTTTTGCACAGAAATAAAAGAATTAAAACCCAATATTCCTGTGATTATGCTGACAGCTCTGGGAAATACCGATGATAAACTGAAAGGTTTTGACTCGGGAGCCGATGATTATCTTACCAAACCTTTCGAGATGCTGGAGCTGCTCGCCCGAGTGAAAGTTCTGCTCAAGAGATTTTCTCCACAAAACCTTCATTCATCCAATATCCTGAAGTATGAAGGTATAGAAATGGATCTAAAGCTTAAAACCATCCATCGGAACGGGATTCTTATTAAGCTGACTCCAAAAGAATTTAATCTGATGCAGTTTTTGCTGGAAAATCCCGAACGCGTGCTTTCAAGAACCGAAATCGCGGAGAAAGTTTGGGAAACACGTTTCGATACCGGTACTAATTTTATTGATGTGTATATTAATTATATCAGAAAAAAAGTAGATAAAGGTTTTGACGTTAAACTGATTCATACAAAGCTCGGAATGGGTTTCATCCTGAAAAAGGGCTACGAAGATCATATTCTCTAA
- a CDS encoding HAMP domain-containing sensor histidine kinase, translating to MKTRTKLTLLFTIVTAVLVSLYGIAVYYFSKEAREISFYSELKAEATAKANLFFEGALTEKEMHRLYKSNIQTLTEVQVAIYDSDYHLIYHDDYKVDYVKEDSAMLASIFKRKQVSFFINNLQATGTVYTYQGKKYAVTAAGYDQYGYHSTLNLLSISIFIFIIILVLVYFAGLFLSKKALNPAVEMVKGVKNITAGKLQLRLEYQTEKDEFYELAKNFNLMLERLENSFSSQKNFVSNISHELNTPLATMTAELELALQKTHGTEEYRNIILNTLNDVKNLSKLSASLMNLAKASYDPSEINFEDIRIDEIVLDSYAKILKENPQYSIQINLDDSIEEQKLIYAGNHYLLLVAFTNLIDNACKYSPDYSCIVSIRIISGFLSVEFINHGSFISEKDYQNIFKPFYRTEEIPHKKGHGIGLYLTKKIIGLHHARLSVLSKDGITSFQILWP from the coding sequence ATGAAAACCAGAACCAAGCTTACTTTACTTTTCACCATTGTGACTGCCGTACTGGTAAGCCTGTATGGCATTGCTGTTTACTACTTTTCAAAAGAGGCCAGGGAGATTTCATTTTACTCAGAATTAAAAGCTGAAGCAACTGCGAAGGCCAATCTTTTCTTTGAAGGCGCTCTCACGGAAAAAGAAATGCACCGGCTTTATAAAAGTAATATTCAGACCCTGACTGAAGTTCAGGTAGCCATCTACGATTCTGATTACCATCTTATTTATCACGACGATTATAAAGTGGACTATGTAAAAGAAGACTCGGCGATGCTGGCTTCTATTTTCAAGAGAAAGCAGGTTAGTTTTTTTATCAACAATCTTCAGGCAACGGGAACCGTTTATACATATCAGGGGAAAAAATATGCGGTAACCGCTGCCGGATATGACCAGTATGGATACCATTCAACATTAAATTTATTAAGCATCAGCATTTTTATCTTTATTATTATTCTGGTTCTGGTTTATTTTGCGGGACTTTTTCTGTCTAAAAAAGCTCTGAATCCTGCTGTGGAAATGGTAAAAGGCGTTAAAAATATTACCGCAGGAAAACTTCAGTTGCGGTTAGAATATCAGACCGAGAAAGATGAGTTTTATGAACTTGCCAAAAACTTCAATCTGATGCTGGAAAGACTCGAAAATTCTTTTTCTTCTCAAAAAAACTTTGTCTCTAATATTTCTCATGAGCTGAATACCCCTCTGGCTACAATGACTGCCGAGCTCGAGCTTGCCCTTCAGAAAACACACGGCACCGAGGAATACCGCAATATCATTCTTAATACCCTGAATGATGTTAAAAATCTCAGCAAACTCTCCGCAAGCCTCATGAATCTGGCGAAGGCGAGCTATGACCCTTCTGAGATAAACTTTGAAGACATAAGAATTGATGAAATCGTACTCGATTCCTATGCCAAGATCTTAAAAGAAAACCCACAGTACAGCATACAGATTAATCTGGATGATTCTATTGAAGAACAAAAGCTGATCTATGCGGGAAATCATTATCTTTTGCTGGTGGCCTTTACCAACCTTATAGACAATGCCTGCAAATATTCTCCCGACTATTCCTGCATTGTTTCTATCCGGATTATCAGTGGTTTTTTATCTGTAGAATTTATCAATCACGGATCTTTTATCTCGGAAAAAGACTATCAGAATATTTTTAAACCATTTTACAGAACCGAAGAAATACCTCATAAAAAAGGTCATGGTATCGGTCTTTATCTCACAAAAAAAATAATTGGCCTTCATCACGCCCGCCTTTCCGTATTGTCTAAGGACGGAATCACCTCTTTTCAGATTCTCTGGCCGTAA
- a CDS encoding MgtC/SapB family protein gives MSTLEFTNRLFIAFILGAVIGFERQWHQKSAGLRTNTLVCLGSAAFILLSIKIGDGATGRVASYIVSGIGFLGGGAIMKDGLTVRGLNTAATIWCSASVGALAALGLFPEAAVISGFIVLTHTFLRPLGMKIGSQTLRINTTEYLIRIKCKTEIENHTRALLMQSFNSTDKILLKSLASEDSENPEHIIISAELYASSPQDSFIEKTISRLTLEDKILKASWEIIGTENDL, from the coding sequence ATGAGTACATTAGAATTTACTAACAGGCTTTTTATTGCCTTTATCTTAGGCGCCGTTATCGGTTTCGAAAGACAATGGCATCAAAAAAGCGCAGGTCTCCGCACCAACACGCTCGTCTGCCTGGGCTCGGCGGCATTTATTTTACTTTCTATAAAAATCGGAGATGGTGCAACCGGAAGGGTGGCTTCTTATATCGTGAGCGGTATCGGTTTTTTAGGAGGAGGAGCGATTATGAAAGACGGACTTACCGTACGCGGGCTCAATACGGCTGCTACCATCTGGTGTTCGGCATCTGTGGGGGCATTAGCGGCATTGGGATTGTTTCCGGAAGCCGCTGTGATAAGCGGATTTATTGTGCTTACCCACACTTTTCTCCGGCCTTTGGGTATGAAAATTGGCAGCCAGACCTTACGAATAAATACCACAGAATACCTGATACGCATAAAATGTAAAACCGAGATTGAAAATCATACGAGAGCTTTATTAATGCAGTCCTTTAATTCTACCGATAAGATCCTGCTAAAATCTCTGGCGAGCGAAGATTCAGAAAATCCTGAGCACATTATTATCTCTGCGGAACTCTATGCTTCTTCTCCTCAGGATAGTTTTATAGAAAAAACAATAAGCAGGCTGACTCTGGAAGATAAAATACTTAAAGCCAGCTGGGAAATCATAGGAACAGAAAACGATCTATAA
- the mgtA gene encoding magnesium-translocating P-type ATPase produces MLKKQNDNVLNSAAFSKIREISAADDKRVYAILETSDDGISENTVKDRIRIYGKNEIASQSSPSGAKQLAYAFFNPFNYILACIVVISIFIDVIIVPAEERDFSTIIIITTMLLFSTGLRFIQEFRSNKAADALKKMVKTSCHIKRKFKESEEIDISEIVPGDILYLSAGDMVPADCRILKSKDIFISEAILTGEALPVEKNNLPVSNAQKENPLSLSNICYMGTNVVIGTAMAVVVNTGSLTYFGSISRSLNTKRAETSFDIGINKVSMILIRFMLVMTPGIFLINGLIKGDWIQALLFSIAVAVGLTPEMLPMIVTANLAKGALNMSKKKVIVKRLNAIQNIGAMDILCTDKTGTLTLDKIVLETHRNVKGIEDERVLKWAYLNSFHQTGLKNLLDKAVLDHAEMHDLLKTEESYEKIDEIPFDFERRRMSVILRTPTGRHLMVTKGAVEEMLPLCQYSLDPSADESRTIDPEQMIPLGQAMRNEIIETSNKLNGEGLRVLLIAIREFKENHPLNYSVADEKDLVLTGFIGFLDPAKPSAGPSIKALQELGIDIKVVTGDNEIVARKICHDVGIPVTHIMSGDELSHISDKELTDKIENYSIFAKVSPLQKQHIVKILKSKGHSVGFMGDGINDAAAIKEADVGISVDTGTDIAKESADIILLEKDLMVLRSGVIYGRRTFGNIIKYIKMTTSSNFGNMLSVIGASIFLPFLPMLPLQILIQNLLYDISQSSIPWDTMDKDFLKNPKKWDPKSLQKFMLFIGPISSVFDYVTFAVMFFIFKANSTEHQSLFQTGWFIEGLLSQTLIVHIIRTKKIPFIQSWSTAPVLALTSLIMLIGIALPFSPLAAYFKMEALPLSYFPYLFIILLSYCALTQIIKTWYIKKFNEWL; encoded by the coding sequence ATGCTAAAAAAACAGAACGACAACGTCCTGAATTCTGCTGCATTCTCAAAAATAAGAGAAATCTCAGCGGCAGATGATAAAAGAGTATATGCCATTCTGGAGACTTCAGATGATGGGATTAGCGAAAATACGGTGAAAGACAGGATTCGGATATACGGTAAAAATGAGATTGCCTCACAAAGCAGTCCTTCCGGGGCGAAGCAGCTCGCGTATGCATTTTTTAATCCATTCAATTATATCCTCGCCTGCATCGTTGTAATCTCCATTTTTATTGATGTTATCATCGTGCCAGCTGAGGAAAGAGATTTCAGTACCATCATCATTATTACCACGATGCTGTTATTCAGTACCGGATTAAGGTTTATTCAGGAATTCAGAAGTAATAAAGCGGCAGATGCTTTAAAAAAGATGGTAAAAACAAGCTGTCATATAAAAAGAAAATTTAAGGAAAGTGAAGAAATAGATATCAGTGAAATTGTACCGGGTGATATTCTCTATCTTTCTGCAGGAGATATGGTCCCTGCAGACTGCCGGATTCTGAAAAGTAAAGATATCTTCATAAGTGAAGCTATTTTAACCGGGGAAGCTTTACCTGTTGAAAAAAATAACCTTCCGGTTTCCAACGCCCAGAAAGAAAATCCACTTTCGTTATCCAATATCTGTTATATGGGAACCAATGTCGTGATAGGCACTGCAATGGCTGTTGTGGTGAATACAGGATCTCTGACCTATTTCGGCAGTATAAGCAGAAGCCTGAATACGAAACGTGCAGAGACCTCTTTTGACATTGGTATTAACAAGGTTAGTATGATTCTTATTCGGTTTATGCTGGTAATGACACCGGGGATCTTCCTGATTAATGGTCTCATCAAAGGAGACTGGATTCAGGCGCTTCTTTTTTCTATTGCGGTAGCTGTAGGGCTTACTCCAGAAATGCTTCCGATGATCGTAACGGCTAATCTTGCCAAAGGAGCCTTGAATATGAGTAAGAAAAAAGTAATCGTAAAGAGACTCAATGCGATTCAGAATATCGGCGCCATGGATATTCTGTGTACAGATAAGACGGGAACCCTTACTTTAGATAAAATTGTGCTGGAAACCCATCGCAATGTAAAGGGAATTGAGGATGAAAGAGTGCTAAAATGGGCATATCTCAACAGTTTTCATCAGACGGGCTTAAAAAATCTTTTAGATAAAGCCGTTTTAGACCATGCCGAAATGCACGATTTGCTGAAGACAGAAGAATCTTACGAAAAAATAGATGAAATCCCGTTTGACTTTGAAAGACGCAGAATGTCGGTCATACTCCGTACACCAACCGGTAGACATCTAATGGTTACCAAAGGCGCGGTAGAAGAAATGCTTCCTTTATGCCAATATTCTCTGGATCCCAGCGCAGATGAAAGCCGGACAATCGATCCTGAGCAGATGATTCCGCTGGGACAAGCCATGAGAAATGAAATTATTGAAACCTCTAATAAACTCAATGGTGAAGGTCTTCGTGTCCTTTTAATTGCCATCCGGGAATTTAAAGAAAATCATCCTTTGAATTATTCTGTAGCAGATGAAAAAGACCTTGTGCTCACAGGATTTATAGGATTTCTCGATCCTGCAAAGCCCAGTGCAGGCCCGAGTATTAAAGCCTTACAGGAACTTGGGATTGATATAAAAGTAGTGACGGGAGATAATGAGATTGTGGCGAGAAAGATCTGTCATGATGTAGGCATTCCCGTAACTCATATTATGTCTGGCGATGAGCTTTCACATATTTCGGATAAAGAACTTACGGATAAAATAGAGAACTATTCAATTTTCGCAAAAGTGAGTCCGCTACAGAAGCAGCATATCGTGAAAATACTGAAATCAAAAGGTCACAGTGTTGGTTTTATGGGAGACGGTATTAACGATGCGGCGGCCATAAAAGAAGCCGATGTGGGCATCTCTGTAGATACAGGAACTGATATCGCCAAAGAGAGTGCCGATATTATTCTTCTGGAAAAAGATCTGATGGTCTTGAGAAGCGGCGTTATCTATGGGCGAAGAACTTTTGGAAATATCATTAAATATATTAAAATGACCACCAGCAGCAATTTTGGAAATATGCTGAGTGTTATCGGGGCGAGTATATTTTTGCCGTTTCTGCCTATGCTTCCCTTACAGATTCTGATCCAGAATCTTCTGTATGACATTTCTCAATCTTCCATCCCTTGGGATACTATGGATAAAGATTTTCTAAAAAATCCAAAGAAATGGGATCCCAAAAGCTTACAGAAATTTATGTTATTTATAGGCCCGATAAGCTCAGTTTTTGACTATGTTACATTCGCGGTGATGTTTTTTATCTTCAAAGCAAACAGCACAGAGCATCAGAGCCTGTTCCAGACCGGATGGTTTATCGAGGGGCTTCTTTCTCAGACCTTAATTGTACATATTATCAGAACCAAGAAAATCCCTTTTATCCAAAGCTGGAGTACAGCTCCCGTTCTGGCGCTGACAAGTCTGATTATGCTTATCGGTATCGCCCTTCCTTTTAGTCCTCTGGCTGCCTATTTTAAAATGGAAGCACTGCCACTGAGCTATTTCCCTTATTTATTCATCATTTTATTAAGCTATTGTGCATTAACACAAATTATAAAAACATGGTACATCAAAAAATTCAACGAATGGTTATAG
- a CDS encoding efflux RND transporter periplasmic adaptor subunit, whose protein sequence is MVIEKILKTALVSSLSIIITSCNNKAETSSASSEWIKKEGQHIVISENNPVLKKIQVKPVIQQPSYHDISSVGLIEAIPNNYAEIASPFSGRIVKSYVQIGDKVSAGSPLFEVLSSDYLSVQKEYAQALNESQLAEKKFTRQKDLEKHGVGIQKDLEESETEFKNAKNSLANLSSALKVYNSTTGKNLLVRSPISGNVTSSKIVSGHYLKDDAEPVITIAELSKVWISGEVKEKDIRFIKTGDAVSIQVNSFPDTPITGKVYHINDQIDENTKSLRVLIECDNPMKRLKPGMFASITYATNPEESIVIPERAVMQDGIEQYVWIKTGKNKFRRQNIVTKELSDKDVKVVSGLHPGDSIIVAGSIYLLDSL, encoded by the coding sequence ATGGTTATAGAAAAAATCCTGAAAACAGCTTTGGTAAGTTCTCTTTCTATTATAATAACTTCCTGTAATAATAAGGCCGAAACCTCATCCGCCTCATCAGAATGGATAAAAAAAGAAGGACAACATATTGTGATTTCAGAGAACAATCCTGTTTTAAAGAAAATTCAGGTAAAACCTGTTATCCAGCAGCCTTCTTATCATGACATCAGCTCTGTGGGGCTTATTGAAGCAATTCCTAATAACTATGCCGAAATCGCCAGTCCTTTTTCAGGAAGAATCGTTAAATCTTACGTGCAGATTGGTGATAAGGTCTCCGCAGGAAGTCCGCTGTTTGAAGTTCTTTCATCAGATTACCTATCGGTTCAGAAAGAATATGCCCAGGCATTAAATGAATCTCAGCTTGCCGAAAAAAAATTTACCCGGCAAAAAGATCTGGAAAAACATGGAGTGGGCATTCAAAAAGACCTGGAAGAATCGGAAACTGAATTTAAAAATGCAAAAAATTCACTGGCCAATCTTTCATCTGCTTTAAAAGTATATAACAGTACAACAGGTAAAAATCTTCTTGTACGCTCGCCAATCAGCGGAAATGTAACTTCAAGCAAAATTGTCAGCGGACATTATTTAAAAGATGATGCCGAGCCTGTGATCACCATTGCCGAGCTCTCCAAAGTATGGATTTCCGGTGAAGTAAAAGAAAAAGACATCCGGTTTATTAAAACCGGAGATGCCGTTTCCATTCAGGTGAACAGTTTTCCGGATACTCCGATCACCGGAAAAGTTTATCATATCAATGATCAAATCGATGAAAATACCAAAAGTCTTAGAGTTTTAATCGAGTGTGACAATCCCATGAAACGTCTTAAGCCCGGAATGTTTGCTTCGATTACGTATGCTACCAACCCTGAAGAATCCATTGTTATTCCTGAGCGTGCGGTAATGCAGGACGGAATAGAGCAATATGTATGGATAAAAACAGGCAAAAATAAATTTCGCAGGCAGAATATCGTCACCAAAGAGCTGTCCGATAAGGACGTAAAAGTAGTTTCGGGATTACATCCGGGAGATTCTATAATCGTTGCCGGAAGCATTTATTTACTTGATTCTTTATAA
- a CDS encoding efflux RND transporter permease subunit — protein MEKLLTLSIQKKWLILALFIFLGLFGYYSWTKLSIEAYPDIADTTSQIVTQVPGLAAEEIEQQITIPLERAVNGLPGMHIMRSKSTFGLSMITIVFEDGTDDYWARQRIQERLMEVSLPYDAQPGLDPLTSPTGEIYRYIIESNSQSLRQLTDLQNFVIIPKIKEVAGIADVTNFGGITTQFQIEIEPEKLAQYRISLAEVAEAIQKNNISAGGSMLTKGDLAYVVRGIGLIKNLDDLGKTVIKTEQGVPVYISDIGNLKYGNLERKGILGFTDRNRNYNESVGGIVLLLKGQNPSQVLQKVHESIDELNSGLLPDDVKIHTYLDRTDLVKTTLSTVSHTLTEGIVLVIIVLIVFLGSWRGALLVAITIPLSLLIAFILMYFTDIPANLLSLGAIDFGIIVDGSIVMLETILKKREESPKSELKEKTMIQAATEIAKPIFFSGLIIITAYLPLFAFERVEKKLFTPMAFTVGYALVGALAVSLLVIPGLAYIIYRKPQKIYHNHRLEKLSELYSKKIKSILDAPKKIFIPVTLILIGAGILSFTVGKDFLPELDEGSIWLQVQLPPGISLDKAREMSDTLRSQTMKHSEVTYMMVQAGRNDDGTDPWTASHFEVSVGIKPYKEWKSGKTKADLIRELSEDYKKMPGFTVGFSQPMIDGVMDKISGAHSELVVKVYGDDFKETRNIAEKIRSTLEKVPGSADVAIDQEPPLPQLQIIANRDKVAQYGLNLSDVTDLIEVALGGKAISQVFIGNKVYDISCRYAEISRNTPEKISNLMLTSAEGQPIPLSQVADIKLNTGESTITREMNKRHLTVKLNIRGRDLTSFLDEAQKKITQNVHYDAAKNSIKWGGQFENKNRAYSRLAVVVPAVLVLMFLLLYGAFKSFRQASVLMTVIPLALFGGMLALNARGMSLNVSSAVGFIALFGISIQNGVIMVSHINTLRTQHYPLAASVIKGAKDRFRPILMTASVAIIGLLPASLATGIGSDVQRPLATVIVYGLLFSTLLTLFVLPAIYYIAESGSQNKND, from the coding sequence ATGGAAAAGTTATTAACACTTTCAATACAAAAGAAATGGCTGATCTTAGCTTTGTTTATATTTCTCGGTCTCTTCGGATATTACTCATGGACAAAACTTTCTATTGAAGCCTATCCCGATATTGCAGATACCACTTCCCAGATCGTAACTCAGGTTCCGGGGCTGGCGGCAGAAGAAATTGAGCAGCAGATTACCATTCCTTTGGAAAGAGCCGTAAACGGTTTACCAGGAATGCATATTATGCGAAGTAAAAGCACATTCGGACTTTCCATGATCACGATTGTTTTTGAAGATGGAACCGATGATTACTGGGCAAGACAGAGAATTCAGGAAAGACTAATGGAGGTATCTCTTCCTTACGATGCTCAGCCAGGGTTAGATCCTCTTACCTCTCCGACAGGGGAAATTTACAGATATATTATTGAAAGCAACAGCCAAAGTCTGAGACAGCTGACAGATTTACAAAATTTCGTCATCATACCTAAAATAAAAGAGGTCGCAGGAATTGCGGATGTTACTAATTTCGGAGGGATTACCACCCAGTTTCAGATCGAAATAGAGCCCGAAAAACTTGCTCAATATCGAATATCGCTGGCGGAAGTGGCAGAGGCGATACAGAAAAACAATATCAGCGCCGGCGGAAGTATGCTCACCAAAGGGGATCTTGCTTATGTGGTACGGGGAATAGGTCTGATAAAAAACCTTGACGATCTGGGAAAAACGGTGATTAAAACAGAGCAGGGAGTTCCGGTTTATATTAGTGATATCGGAAATTTAAAGTATGGAAATCTGGAACGTAAAGGAATTCTTGGCTTTACAGACAGAAATCGGAATTACAATGAAAGTGTTGGGGGCATTGTTCTTTTATTGAAAGGACAAAACCCGTCCCAGGTTTTACAAAAGGTACACGAATCCATAGATGAACTTAACTCGGGGCTCCTTCCGGATGATGTAAAAATACACACGTATCTGGACAGGACAGATTTGGTAAAAACCACCCTTTCAACAGTCTCCCATACCTTAACTGAAGGGATTGTTCTGGTTATTATTGTTCTTATTGTTTTTCTGGGAAGCTGGCGTGGAGCCCTTCTGGTAGCCATTACCATCCCTCTTTCTCTACTCATTGCATTTATTTTAATGTATTTTACAGATATTCCTGCTAATCTTCTCTCTCTGGGTGCGATCGATTTTGGAATTATCGTGGATGGATCTATCGTAATGCTGGAAACTATCCTGAAAAAAAGAGAGGAATCTCCAAAATCAGAATTAAAAGAGAAAACGATGATACAGGCCGCAACAGAAATTGCAAAACCCATATTCTTCTCAGGATTAATTATTATCACGGCCTATCTTCCTTTATTTGCTTTTGAAAGGGTTGAAAAAAAGCTGTTTACCCCAATGGCCTTCACCGTGGGCTACGCACTGGTAGGAGCATTAGCGGTCTCCTTGCTTGTGATTCCCGGGTTGGCTTATATTATTTACAGAAAACCACAAAAGATATATCATAATCACCGGCTTGAAAAATTAAGTGAATTATACTCAAAAAAAATAAAAAGTATTTTAGATGCTCCTAAAAAAATCTTTATTCCGGTAACGCTGATTCTCATCGGGGCAGGCATTCTGTCTTTTACGGTAGGTAAAGACTTTTTACCCGAGCTGGATGAGGGTTCTATCTGGCTGCAGGTTCAGCTCCCACCCGGAATCTCGCTCGACAAGGCCCGAGAAATGAGCGATACCCTTCGAAGTCAGACAATGAAGCATTCTGAAGTGACTTATATGATGGTGCAGGCAGGCAGAAATGATGATGGAACAGACCCTTGGACGGCCTCTCACTTTGAAGTTTCTGTAGGAATAAAACCTTATAAAGAATGGAAATCGGGAAAAACAAAGGCAGATCTTATCCGGGAACTTTCTGAGGATTATAAGAAAATGCCCGGTTTTACCGTAGGATTCTCCCAACCTATGATCGACGGAGTAATGGATAAAATTTCCGGAGCCCACAGCGAACTGGTGGTCAAAGTATATGGTGACGATTTTAAAGAAACCCGAAATATCGCAGAAAAAATACGTTCCACCCTGGAAAAAGTACCCGGCTCCGCAGATGTCGCCATCGATCAGGAACCTCCTCTTCCGCAGTTACAGATTATTGCCAACAGGGATAAAGTGGCTCAGTATGGGCTCAATCTGTCGGATGTAACAGATCTTATTGAGGTAGCATTGGGTGGAAAAGCTATTTCACAGGTTTTTATAGGAAACAAAGTGTATGATATCTCCTGCCGGTATGCTGAAATAAGCAGAAATACTCCCGAGAAGATAAGCAACCTCATGCTTACCTCAGCCGAGGGGCAGCCTATCCCGCTTTCGCAGGTTGCAGATATTAAGCTGAATACAGGAGAGAGCACGATTACGAGAGAGATGAACAAACGACATCTTACCGTAAAATTAAATATCCGGGGAAGAGATCTTACTTCATTTTTAGATGAAGCACAGAAAAAAATCACTCAGAACGTGCATTATGACGCGGCTAAGAATAGTATAAAATGGGGCGGCCAGTTCGAAAACAAAAACAGAGCTTATTCCCGACTGGCGGTTGTTGTACCTGCCGTTTTGGTTCTTATGTTTTTACTGCTGTATGGTGCTTTCAAGAGCTTCCGTCAGGCTTCGGTTCTCATGACGGTTATTCCGTTAGCATTATTCGGAGGAATGCTCGCCTTAAATGCGAGAGGTATGTCTTTGAATGTCTCTTCCGCAGTAGGCTTTATTGCTCTCTTCGGAATTTCAATTCAAAACGGGGTGATTATGGTTTCGCATATTAATACCCTCCGAACTCAGCACTATCCTCTTGCAGCATCCGTTATAAAGGGAGCAAAAGACCGTTTCAGACCCATATTAATGACGGCCTCGGTTGCCATTATAGGTTTGCTGCCCGCTTCACTGGCAACAGGAATAGGCTCAGATGTGCAGCGTCCCTTAGCTACCGTTATCGTCTATGGCCTTCTGTTTTCTACATTGCTCACCCTTTTTGTTCTTCCAGCCATTTATTATATCGCAGAATCCGGATCTCAAAATAAAAACGATTAA